A genomic region of Trifolium pratense cultivar HEN17-A07 linkage group LG3, ARS_RC_1.1, whole genome shotgun sequence contains the following coding sequences:
- the LOC123915019 gene encoding uncharacterized protein LOC123915019 encodes MDTFDKFSKSTGLKVNPAKCCIFFGGVDQSTKNDIKRITRFDEGTLPFRYLGIPMTSKKLAIQNYMGLIDRIVGRITHWSSKLLSYVGRIQLLNSKSRKSPVAWKSVCQPKRYGGLNLIDIEIWNRITMLKLLWNLGSKADNLWEKWVHAYYIKNRQIMEARVPNNASWLMKAIMQQRDDIRHNHEWKEMLNAPKFNMKRCTWQFMIELKW; translated from the exons ATGGACACCTTTGACAAGTTCTCTAAGTCAACTGGCCTCAAAGTCAACCCCGCAAAATGCTGCATCTTCTTTGGTGGTGTAGACCAAAGCACAAAGAATGATATTAAAAGAATCACTCGCTTTGACGAAGGTACGCTTCCTTTTAGATACCTTGGGATTCCAATGACTAGTAAGAAATTAGCTATTCAAAACTACATGGGTTTGATTGATAGAATTGTTGGGAGAATCACTCATTGGAGCTCTAAACTTCTAAGCTATGTTGGGAGAATTCAGCTTCTCAACAGT AAAAGCCGTAAATCCCCCGTTGCTTGGAAATCAGTTTGTCAACCTAAGCGTTATGGTGGGCTGAACCTCATTGATATTGAGATTTGGAACCGCATTACTATGTTGAAGCTTCTTTGGAACCTgggtagcaaagccgacaacCTTTGGGAGAAATGGGTACATGCGTACTACATTAAAAATCGGCAAATTATGGAGGCTCGTGTCCCGAATAATGCGTCCTGGCTTATGAAAGCTATTATGCAGCAACGCGATGATATCCGCCATAATCATGAGTGGAAAGAGATGTTGAATGCCccaaaatttaacatgaaaagatGTACATGGCAGTTCATGATAGAGCTCAAATGGTGA
- the LOC123915020 gene encoding uncharacterized protein LOC123915020: MWRTLFNGNVARPRALVTLWLACHERLATRDRLHKYGAMDTTHYCFCNTEETQQHLMFNCNVTKDIWRKVLEWIQVDHNPLGWRQEMDWITQQTKGKGGRAKILKLAFTESVYEVCRYKNATSFGNAILNQHTHDKIIDNIVYRGWTNRKLRTHIAKLMM, from the coding sequence ATGTGGAGAACCTTGTTTAATGGTAACGTGGCCCGACCTAGAGCTCTTGTTACCCTCTGGCTTGCTTGTCATGAGAGGTTGGCTACTCGCGATCGTCTTCACAAATATGGAGCTATGGACACAACCCACTACTGCTTCTGCAACACGGAGGAAACACAGCAGCATCTGATGTTCAATTGCAATGTAACTAAGGATATTTGGAGAAAAGTCCTAGAGTGGATCCAGGTTGATCACAACCCGTTGGGCTGGCGCCAAGAGATGGATTGGATTACCCAGCAGACAAAGGGTAAGGGAGGTCGTGCTAAGATCCTAAAATTGGCTTTCACTGAAAGTGTGTATGAAGTTTGTAGGTATAAGAATGCTACTAGCTTTGGTAATGCTATTCTGAACCAACATACTCATGATAAAATAATTGACAATATAGTGTATAGAGGTTGGACCAATAGGAAATTAAGAACACACATAGCTAAACTTATGATGTAA